A window of the Haloarcula litorea genome harbors these coding sequences:
- a CDS encoding glycoside hydrolase family 36 protein gives MVTVTAGGTTVQFDPGSVRLSIAETDAPDDDALLSGRVTATLGDRSFPVPDAGWTVERDGSGATISYDDDAATRLVLTAADEAVGIRLHLRNDTGDPAALERLCPLDADGVAFDADARIYRHGYQSWTPTGALPVDETFPAEPPENVPMMTDLSAPDRTSHGLVGLADGDRALTLGFLDHGSYVARFDDAVGDDGIERLTAVCPGDGVTVESGESAAAATLRVDASRPVDAGVAALADGVAERMGARAGEWTPTGWCSWYHYFTDVTADDMREAVADVAAWDPPIDVVQLDDGYQVAFGDWRTLAEGFDEMPALTDDIEGAGYTPGLWLAPFFVQADAALVDDHPEWFVTDADGAFVSAGERHGEMYGLDCTHPGVEAWLTDTFETIVDDWGFDYLKLDFLYAGALPGQRHDDVTRAEAYQRGLKTIRQAVGRDTFLLGCGAPQAQSVGLVDAMRVGPDTAPHWRDPDGIASEPAHENALRNVLNRQFAHDRWWVNDPDCQLLRPGTDLTDAERRTLAAVVALTGGSNVLSDRVAAIDEPGRTLFERSLPPVDGGTVEGVGDRTFPERVECERPADGGRAVALVNWADEPRTRSLSLAADERGWDAWDGEPIPAGGTAEREVPTHGCLLAHVAPARARPHLLGTAHLAGLGDRVERVAWDDDADELTVAVDAERPQEVVVALPDGWTHADADGAVETLRTTVDGTATVAFDRA, from the coding sequence ATGGTCACGGTCACTGCCGGCGGAACGACGGTCCAGTTCGACCCCGGATCGGTTCGCCTCTCGATCGCAGAGACGGACGCCCCGGACGACGACGCGCTGCTTTCGGGGCGGGTCACGGCGACGCTGGGCGACCGGTCGTTCCCGGTCCCCGACGCGGGCTGGACGGTCGAGCGGGACGGCAGCGGCGCGACGATCAGCTACGACGACGACGCGGCGACCCGACTGGTCCTCACGGCGGCCGACGAAGCCGTCGGAATCCGGCTGCACCTCCGGAACGACACCGGCGACCCCGCGGCGCTGGAGCGGCTCTGTCCCCTGGACGCCGACGGCGTGGCGTTCGACGCCGACGCCCGGATCTACCGGCACGGCTACCAGTCCTGGACTCCGACCGGAGCGCTGCCGGTCGACGAGACCTTCCCCGCCGAGCCGCCGGAGAACGTCCCGATGATGACCGATCTGTCCGCCCCCGACCGGACGAGCCACGGGCTGGTCGGGCTGGCCGACGGCGACCGCGCGCTGACGCTTGGCTTCCTCGACCACGGGAGCTACGTCGCCCGCTTCGACGACGCGGTCGGCGACGACGGGATCGAGCGCCTGACCGCGGTGTGTCCGGGCGACGGCGTGACGGTCGAGTCGGGCGAGTCCGCCGCTGCGGCCACCCTCAGAGTCGACGCCAGCCGCCCGGTCGACGCGGGGGTTGCGGCGCTGGCCGACGGCGTCGCCGAGCGGATGGGGGCACGCGCCGGCGAGTGGACGCCGACGGGCTGGTGCTCCTGGTACCACTACTTCACCGACGTGACGGCCGACGACATGCGCGAGGCCGTCGCCGACGTGGCCGCGTGGGACCCGCCGATCGACGTGGTCCAGCTGGACGACGGCTACCAGGTCGCCTTCGGCGACTGGCGCACGCTGGCCGAGGGGTTCGACGAGATGCCGGCGCTGACAGACGACATCGAGGGGGCGGGGTACACCCCGGGCCTGTGGCTCGCGCCCTTCTTCGTCCAGGCGGACGCCGCCCTCGTCGACGACCACCCGGAGTGGTTCGTCACCGACGCCGACGGGGCGTTCGTGAGCGCGGGCGAGCGCCACGGCGAGATGTACGGCCTCGACTGTACCCACCCGGGGGTCGAGGCGTGGCTGACCGACACCTTCGAGACGATCGTCGACGACTGGGGGTTCGACTACCTGAAGCTGGACTTCCTCTACGCCGGGGCGCTCCCCGGCCAGCGCCACGACGACGTGACCCGCGCCGAGGCCTACCAGCGCGGGCTGAAGACGATCCGACAGGCGGTCGGCCGGGACACCTTCCTGCTGGGCTGTGGCGCACCGCAGGCACAGAGCGTCGGGCTCGTCGACGCGATGCGGGTCGGCCCCGACACCGCCCCGCACTGGCGCGACCCCGACGGGATCGCCAGCGAGCCCGCCCACGAGAACGCGCTCCGGAACGTCCTGAACCGCCAGTTCGCCCACGACCGGTGGTGGGTGAACGACCCCGACTGCCAGCTGCTGCGCCCGGGGACCGACCTCACGGACGCCGAGCGGCGCACCCTCGCTGCCGTCGTGGCGCTGACCGGCGGGTCGAACGTCCTCAGCGACCGCGTGGCCGCCATCGACGAGCCCGGACGGACCCTCTTCGAGCGGTCGCTCCCGCCCGTCGACGGCGGCACGGTCGAGGGCGTCGGCGACCGGACCTTCCCCGAGCGGGTCGAATGTGAGCGCCCCGCCGACGGCGGCCGCGCGGTGGCACTGGTCAACTGGGCCGACGAGCCACGCACCCGATCCCTCTCGCTCGCGGCCGACGAGCGGGGCTGGGACGCGTGGGACGGGGAACCCATCCCGGCGGGTGGGACCGCCGAGCGCGAGGTGCCCACCCACGGCTGTCTGCTCGCCCACGTCGCGCCCGCCCGCGCCCGACCCCACCTGCTTGGGACGGCCCACCTGGCCGGCCTCGGGGACCGCGTCGAGCGAGTCGCGTGGGACGACGACGCCGACGAACTGACCGTCGCCGTCGACGCCGAGCGGCCACAGGAGGTCGTGGTGGCGCTCCCCGACGGATGGACCCACGCCGACGCCGACGGAGCGGTCGAGACACTCCGGACGACCGTCGATGGAACCGCGACCGTCGCGTTCGACCGCGCCTGA
- a CDS encoding lysylphosphatidylglycerol synthase transmembrane domain-containing protein: MTDDTGGLELIDRKTLAQIGLGFGVAAVVLYLLVDFVGTADVVSGLRSADLGWLALGCLSTALCLTMWGKAWQVVLRVAGIEESFTRLVVTYYAATFANYVTPLGQAGGEPFIAYVLSRDTEASYEDSLASVVTADLLNLFPFVTFAGVGFAALLYQSTLPEAVEPLAGGLVVLSVGVPIAAVAGWRFRKRIGRTVLRASAPIARRTPRVTLSGLRERLREVESAFQRIARDRRELVKALSFSYVGWVFFAAPLYAVAQAISNEIALLLVFFIVPASTLAGLVPSPGGSGAVEAALVVLVVALTALGTTEATVVALLYRVASYWFALVLGGVAAVWVILRN, encoded by the coding sequence GTGACAGACGACACCGGCGGGCTGGAACTCATCGACAGGAAGACCCTGGCGCAGATAGGGCTGGGTTTCGGCGTCGCCGCCGTCGTCCTCTACCTGCTGGTGGACTTCGTCGGGACGGCCGACGTGGTGTCGGGCCTTCGCTCGGCGGACCTCGGCTGGCTCGCGCTGGGCTGTCTGTCGACGGCGCTGTGTCTGACGATGTGGGGGAAGGCCTGGCAGGTGGTGCTGCGGGTGGCCGGCATCGAGGAGTCGTTCACGCGCCTCGTGGTCACCTACTACGCGGCCACCTTCGCCAACTACGTGACGCCGCTGGGCCAGGCCGGCGGCGAGCCGTTCATCGCCTACGTCCTCTCGCGGGACACCGAGGCCAGCTACGAGGACAGCCTCGCCAGCGTCGTCACCGCGGACCTGCTCAACCTCTTCCCCTTCGTCACCTTCGCCGGCGTCGGCTTCGCCGCGCTCCTCTATCAGAGCACGCTCCCGGAGGCCGTCGAGCCGCTGGCCGGCGGGCTGGTGGTGCTGTCGGTCGGCGTCCCGATCGCCGCCGTCGCGGGCTGGCGGTTCCGCAAGCGTATCGGCCGGACCGTCCTCCGGGCGTCGGCACCGATCGCCCGGCGGACCCCGCGGGTGACGCTGTCGGGCCTGCGCGAGCGCCTGCGGGAGGTCGAGAGCGCGTTCCAGCGCATCGCCCGCGACCGCCGGGAGCTGGTGAAGGCGCTGTCGTTCTCCTACGTCGGCTGGGTGTTCTTCGCCGCGCCGCTGTACGCCGTCGCACAGGCGATCAGCAACGAGATCGCGCTGCTGCTCGTGTTCTTCATCGTCCCGGCGTCGACGCTGGCCGGGCTCGTCCCCTCGCCCGGCGGTTCCGGGGCGGTCGAGGCCGCGCTCGTCGTCCTCGTGGTGGCGCTGACGGCCCTGGGGACGACCGAGGCGACTGTCGTGGCGCTCCTCTATCGGGTGGCGAGCTACTGGTTCGCGCTGGTGCTGGGCGGCGTGGCGGCGGTGTGGGTCATCCTCCGGAACTGA
- a CDS encoding DUF7130 family rubredoxin-like protein, translating to MTDMFASAEDEDLSFGKPVYDEDGNELGSIRGFDQHGFYVTVEGGIESLSDEHRSTGEAGEAELMWRCWECGEMGQIDEDIPETCPSCGAPKEEIYYWTED from the coding sequence ATGACTGATATGTTCGCCAGCGCCGAGGACGAGGACCTGTCGTTCGGCAAGCCCGTGTACGACGAGGACGGCAACGAGCTGGGATCGATCCGCGGGTTCGACCAGCACGGCTTCTACGTGACGGTCGAGGGCGGCATCGAGTCGCTGTCCGACGAACACCGGTCGACCGGCGAGGCCGGCGAGGCCGAGCTGATGTGGCGCTGCTGGGAGTGTGGCGAGATGGGGCAGATCGACGAGGACATCCCCGAGACGTGCCCCTCCTGTGGCGCGCCCAAGGAAGAGATCTACTACTGGACCGAGGACTGA
- a CDS encoding beta-galactosidase, which produces MSIGVCYFPEHWPSERWERDVAQMADAGLEYVRMAEFSWGRLEPERGAFDFAWLDEAVDLVGDHGMEAVLCTPTATPPKWLVDEHPDIRQEDPDGTPREWGSRRFTCFNSPTYREETERIVRRVTERYADHPHVAGWQTDNEYGCHETVRCYCEDCAAAFREWLEAKYGDVASLNEAWGTTFWSQQYDSFAAVDPPGPTPAEHHPSRLLDYYRFSNDSVVEYNRLHADLIRAANDDWSVTHNFMGDFASLDAYSLSDDLDFLGWDSYPTGFVQDRRPGEASQDELRAGDPDEVGMNHDLYRGAKRAPFWVLEQQPGDVNWPPQAPQPGEGAMRLWAHHAVAHGADAVLYFRWRRCRQGQEQYHAGLRKQDGSPDRGYRDAGRAAEELFDLAPVEAPVALLHDYESLWATEVQPHSPDWHYWSHLRTYYAALRARGVQVDVVDPDTDLDGYAAAVAPTLYLADDELATHLESYVDDGGHLLLGARTGEKDPHNKLHGSLAPGPLADLAGLRVAQHETVPESTPTELRYGDERYGYRTWAGWLDTDDAAPVGEYTTAVADGHTAVARADRGDGSVTTCGCWPGGDLADALATDLLDAAGVATTNRLPEGVRVARRDGYTWVTNFTDEPRTVDAPDAAEWVVGDASVDGYDAAVVDAPPEALTVLPVDA; this is translated from the coding sequence ATGAGCATCGGAGTCTGTTACTTCCCCGAGCACTGGCCCAGCGAGCGCTGGGAGCGCGACGTGGCCCAGATGGCCGACGCGGGCCTGGAGTACGTCCGGATGGCTGAGTTCTCGTGGGGCCGCCTCGAGCCCGAGCGCGGCGCGTTCGACTTCGCGTGGCTGGACGAGGCCGTCGACCTCGTCGGCGACCACGGGATGGAAGCGGTCCTGTGTACGCCGACGGCGACCCCGCCGAAGTGGCTCGTCGACGAGCACCCGGACATCCGGCAGGAAGACCCCGACGGGACCCCCCGCGAGTGGGGGAGCCGGCGGTTCACCTGCTTCAACTCCCCGACCTACCGCGAGGAGACCGAGCGCATCGTCCGGAGGGTCACCGAGCGGTACGCCGACCACCCCCACGTCGCGGGCTGGCAGACCGACAACGAGTACGGCTGTCACGAGACGGTCCGGTGTTACTGCGAGGACTGCGCCGCCGCCTTCCGCGAGTGGCTCGAAGCCAAGTACGGCGACGTCGCGTCGCTGAACGAGGCCTGGGGGACGACGTTCTGGAGCCAGCAGTACGACTCCTTCGCCGCCGTCGACCCGCCCGGGCCGACCCCCGCCGAACACCACCCCTCGCGGCTGCTGGACTACTACCGCTTCTCGAACGACAGCGTCGTCGAGTACAACCGCCTGCACGCGGACCTGATCCGGGCGGCCAACGACGACTGGTCCGTCACGCACAACTTTATGGGCGACTTCGCCAGCTTGGACGCCTACTCGCTGTCCGACGACCTGGACTTCCTGGGGTGGGACTCGTACCCGACCGGGTTCGTCCAGGACCGGCGACCCGGCGAGGCCAGTCAGGACGAGCTCCGGGCGGGCGACCCCGACGAGGTCGGGATGAACCACGACCTCTACCGCGGGGCCAAGCGGGCCCCGTTCTGGGTGCTGGAACAGCAGCCCGGCGACGTGAACTGGCCGCCCCAGGCCCCCCAGCCGGGCGAGGGCGCGATGCGGCTGTGGGCGCACCACGCCGTCGCCCACGGCGCGGACGCGGTGCTGTACTTCCGGTGGCGGCGCTGCCGGCAGGGCCAGGAGCAGTACCACGCGGGCCTCCGCAAGCAGGACGGCAGCCCCGACAGGGGGTACCGCGACGCCGGCCGCGCGGCCGAGGAACTGTTCGACCTCGCGCCGGTCGAAGCCCCAGTGGCCCTGCTGCACGACTACGAGAGTCTCTGGGCGACCGAGGTCCAGCCTCACTCCCCGGACTGGCACTACTGGTCGCACCTGCGGACCTACTACGCGGCGCTGCGGGCCCGCGGCGTGCAGGTCGACGTGGTCGACCCCGACACCGACCTCGACGGCTACGCGGCCGCCGTCGCGCCGACGCTGTACCTGGCCGACGACGAGCTGGCGACGCACCTGGAGTCCTACGTCGACGACGGCGGCCACCTCCTGCTGGGGGCGCGCACCGGCGAGAAGGACCCGCACAACAAGCTCCACGGATCGCTCGCCCCGGGGCCGCTGGCGGACCTGGCGGGGCTCCGCGTGGCACAACACGAGACGGTCCCGGAGTCCACCCCCACCGAGCTCCGCTACGGAGACGAGCGCTACGGCTACCGGACCTGGGCCGGGTGGCTCGACACCGACGACGCCGCGCCGGTCGGGGAGTACACCACCGCCGTCGCCGACGGCCACACCGCCGTCGCGCGCGCCGACCGGGGCGACGGCTCGGTCACGACCTGTGGCTGCTGGCCCGGGGGCGACCTCGCGGACGCCCTGGCGACCGACCTCCTCGACGCCGCCGGCGTCGCGACGACCAACCGACTGCCCGAGGGCGTCCGTGTGGCACGGCGGGACGGCTACACGTGGGTGACGAACTTCACCGACGAGCCCCGGACCGTCGACGCGCCCGACGCCGCCGAGTGGGTCGTCGGCGACGCCTCCGTCGACGGCTACGACGCGGCGGTCGTCGACGCGCCCCCCGAGGCGCTGACGGTGCTGCCCGTCGACGCGTAG
- a CDS encoding sulfatase-like hydrolase/transferase — protein sequence MTDTDGSNVLFVVLDTVRKDRLSVYDPDRETTPHLAEFAEEAAVFEQAVAPAPWTLPVHASLFTGLYPSEHGATQEDPYLEGATTLAESLSAAGYDTACYSSNAWITSYTNLTAGFDHHDNFFQIMPSELLSGPLATLWKTMNDNDTLRGVADRLVQVGNKVHEHLAEGGGGDTKTPQVVDETIDFVDDSEDFFAFINLMDAHLPYHPPEEYAERFAPGVDSTDVCQNSKEYNCGARDIDDEEWADIRRLYDAELAHIDDQLDRLFSHLKETGRWEETTVVVCADHGELFGEHGLYGHEFGIYDPLVNVPLMVKHPEIDADRDEETVVELVDLYHTVLDAAGAEGRGKPLESARSLLSADYREFADEVGGRPRGEVGFVEYHQPVVELRQLEGKASAAGIKLDEQSRFYSRMGAARTAGEKYIHCTRIPDEAYDVASDPGETENLVGTDAEPEALEAALWDFVDAVDAEWPDEADGADGEVLDEMDDETKDRLQDLGYID from the coding sequence ATGACCGACACGGACGGGTCGAACGTGCTGTTCGTCGTCCTGGACACGGTCCGGAAGGACCGCCTGTCCGTCTACGACCCCGACCGCGAGACCACGCCCCACCTCGCCGAGTTCGCCGAGGAGGCCGCCGTCTTCGAGCAGGCCGTCGCCCCGGCCCCGTGGACGCTGCCGGTCCACGCCTCGCTGTTCACCGGTCTCTACCCCAGCGAGCACGGGGCCACACAGGAGGACCCCTACCTGGAGGGGGCCACGACCCTGGCGGAGTCGCTCTCGGCGGCGGGCTACGACACCGCCTGCTACTCCTCGAACGCCTGGATCACGAGCTACACCAACCTCACCGCCGGGTTCGACCACCACGACAACTTCTTCCAGATCATGCCCAGCGAACTCCTCTCGGGGCCGCTGGCGACCCTCTGGAAGACGATGAACGACAACGACACCCTCCGTGGCGTCGCCGACCGACTCGTCCAGGTCGGCAACAAGGTCCACGAACACCTCGCGGAGGGCGGCGGCGGGGACACCAAGACGCCCCAGGTCGTCGACGAGACCATCGACTTCGTGGACGACTCCGAGGACTTCTTCGCCTTCATCAACCTCATGGACGCCCACCTCCCGTACCACCCGCCCGAGGAGTACGCCGAGCGGTTCGCGCCGGGCGTCGACTCCACGGATGTCTGTCAGAACTCCAAGGAGTACAACTGCGGTGCCCGGGACATCGACGACGAGGAGTGGGCCGACATCCGGAGGCTGTACGACGCCGAGCTGGCCCACATCGACGACCAGCTCGACCGCCTGTTCTCCCATCTCAAGGAGACCGGCCGCTGGGAGGAGACGACGGTCGTCGTCTGTGCCGACCACGGCGAGCTGTTCGGCGAGCACGGGCTGTACGGCCACGAGTTCGGCATCTACGACCCGCTGGTGAACGTCCCGCTGATGGTCAAACACCCCGAGATCGACGCCGACCGCGACGAGGAGACGGTCGTCGAACTCGTCGACCTCTACCACACGGTGCTGGACGCCGCCGGGGCCGAGGGCCGCGGGAAGCCCCTGGAGTCGGCCCGCTCGCTGCTGTCGGCCGACTACCGCGAGTTCGCCGACGAGGTCGGCGGCCGCCCGCGGGGCGAGGTCGGCTTCGTCGAGTACCACCAGCCCGTCGTCGAGCTGCGACAGCTGGAGGGGAAGGCAAGCGCCGCCGGCATCAAGCTGGACGAGCAGTCCCGCTTCTACTCGCGGATGGGCGCGGCCCGGACCGCCGGCGAGAAGTACATCCACTGCACCCGTATCCCCGACGAGGCCTACGACGTGGCGAGCGACCCCGGCGAGACGGAGAACCTCGTCGGTACCGACGCCGAGCCCGAGGCGCTGGAGGCCGCGCTGTGGGACTTCGTGGACGCGGTCGACGCCGAGTGGCCCGACGAGGCCGACGGGGCCGACGGCGAGGTGCTGGACGAGATGGACGACGAGACCAAGGATCGACTGCAGGACCTGGGCTACATCGACTAG
- a CDS encoding ketopantoate reductase family protein: protein MDIAVVGAGSLGSLLGGLLAREHDVTLVGREPHVGRVRERGLRVTGVESFCVEPAAATEVPDAADLALVAVKSYDTAGAAAALADCALDACLSVQNGLGNEATLADALDCPVLAGTCTYGARLTEPGTVAYTGRGEVALGASEGGPSQVAERVGAALDAAGVVTTVAEDMPTRLWGKLAVNAAVNATTALARVENGALADGPAREVAHDAARETARVARERGVDLADERAVALVESVVADTAANRSSMLQDVADGRRTEVDAINGYVADAAESPVPVNETLARLVRAWERGVSSGG, encoded by the coding sequence ATGGACATCGCTGTCGTCGGCGCGGGCAGTCTCGGCAGCCTCCTCGGGGGCCTGCTCGCCCGCGAACACGACGTGACGCTCGTCGGGCGCGAGCCCCACGTCGGTCGGGTCCGGGAGCGGGGGCTGCGCGTCACCGGCGTCGAGTCGTTCTGCGTCGAGCCCGCGGCCGCCACCGAGGTCCCCGACGCCGCGGACCTCGCCCTCGTCGCGGTCAAGAGCTACGACACCGCCGGCGCGGCCGCCGCGCTCGCCGACTGCGCCCTCGACGCCTGCCTGTCGGTCCAGAACGGCCTCGGGAACGAGGCGACGCTGGCCGACGCGCTCGACTGCCCCGTGCTGGCCGGCACCTGCACCTACGGCGCGCGCCTGACCGAACCGGGGACGGTGGCCTACACCGGCCGCGGGGAGGTGGCCCTGGGCGCGAGCGAGGGCGGCCCCTCGCAGGTCGCCGAGCGGGTGGGCGCGGCCCTCGACGCGGCCGGCGTCGTGACGACGGTCGCCGAGGACATGCCGACGCGGCTCTGGGGCAAACTCGCGGTCAACGCGGCGGTCAACGCGACGACGGCGCTGGCCCGCGTCGAGAACGGCGCGCTGGCCGACGGCCCCGCCCGCGAGGTGGCTCACGACGCCGCCCGCGAGACGGCCCGCGTCGCCCGCGAACGCGGTGTCGACCTCGCCGACGAGCGCGCGGTCGCACTGGTCGAGTCCGTCGTCGCCGACACCGCCGCCAACCGCTCGTCGATGCTCCAGGACGTCGCGGACGGGCGGCGGACCGAGGTCGACGCCATCAACGGCTACGTCGCCGACGCCGCCGAGTCCCCCGTGCCGGTCAACGAGACGCTGGCGCGGCTGGTGCGGGCGTGGGAGCGCGGCGTCAGTTCCGGAGGATGA